From the genome of Acidihalobacter aeolianus:
TGATCGAGGATGCGCGGGTGGAGTGGCTGGCTGCGGCGCGCTTTCCGCGCCTGCGTGCCTATTGGCTGGCGTTGCATCCGCCGTTCACCGACGACGGCATGCCCTTCGCGCGCCTGATCGGTCAGCTGGCGCGGGCGCTGGCGGCGCCGCACGCGGCCTACCGCGACGATTACTGGGTGGACAAGGGAGTGTCCCTGTTCCTGGAACGTCTGCCCCGCCTGCACGAACCGGCGGTCTCGCGCGAGATCGGGCTTCGGCTCGCGCACGATCTCGGCCAGATGCGTCTGTCCATGGACGAGGGCGGTGCACCGCCGCCGCTGGCGAGCTACCGTGACGACAATCGCCATCTCTGGCGCGAGGTGCGCGAGATGCTGTCCGGCGAGACCGAGGAGGCGGCGCCGCAGGAGCCGCAGGCGACGCACCCCGAGGCGTTTCTGGAAGAGTCCGAACAGGGCAGGCGCTTCGCCTTTGCCGAGAACGGTGAGACGGGCGGCGACACGGGCGCTGGCTACCGCGTCGAGGTCGATCCGGAACGGGCCCGGCTGTCCTTCAACGTCAGCGCGGAGGCGGAATCCGAATCCGAGGCCGTGCGCTATCCCGAGTGGTTCGAACATCTGGGCCTTGCGCGCCCGGACTGGTGCACCCTGCGCGAGCGTGCGGCCGCGGTGGGGGACGCCGAGGCGGCCGAACGGCTGCTCGCGGCGCGCGCACCGCTGCTGCGTCGCCTGCACGGCGTGGTCGGTGCGCTGCGCGCGCGCCGGGTGGTACGCCTGCGCGCGCAGGAAAGCGGCGACGATCTCGATCTCGATGCCGCCATCCGCATTCTTGCCGATATCCGCAACGGCCAGGTGCCGGACGCCTTCGTGTACGAGCGCCGGCAGACGCTACACGATCCGGTCTTCACCGCGACTTTGTTGCTGGATCTGTCGGAATCGGTCAATGCCGCGGACCCGGCGAGCGGCCGCAGCGTGCTCGAACTCGCACGCGAGGCGGCGCTGCTGCTGGGTCAGGTGATGAGCGGTCTGGGCCACGCGCTGGCGATCGCCGGCTTCCGTTCCAACGGGCGTCACGAGATCGACTACGTGCGGGTCAAGGATTTCGCCGAAGGCTTCGGCGAGCCTGTGCGCGGACGGCTGTGCGCGCTGGAAGGCGGTGGCTCGACACGCATGGGCACCGCAATCCGCCATGCCGCGGAGGAGTTGGTGCGGGAGGCGGCGCACCGCCGGGTGCTAATGGTGGTGACCGACGGCGAACCCTCGGACATCGATGTGTTCGACGAGGCGCATCTGGTGCATGACGCGCGCCGGGCCGTGCTGGAGGCGCGCGCGCGAGGGGTGCAGACCTTCTGCGTGAGCCTCGATCCGCGCGCGGACGCCTACGTCGAGCGCATCTTCGGATCTGCCCATTTTCTGGTGCTGGACCGGATGGAAGCCTTGCCGGAGCGCCTGACGCAACTGTTTCTGAGGTTCGCGCGTGCGGCGCGCTGAGCTGCCGCAGCCGTGCGGGGGTGTGCGATGATGCGCCGCGAGCGCCTGATCGCGTACCCGCCCGGGCGGCACCGACCTCGCCGATTCCATCGTCGAGCGTAGGGACACGCCGATTAAATGAGCGGGCGGGATGAGATGCAAGGCGCATGCAGCCCAGCGATCGAGACATATCGAATGGATAGGCGAGGGAGCGAGCAGCGCGCAACGCAGCAGATCGCGCGCGCAGCCATTTAATCGGCGTGTCCTTGGGGAGCAGAAGGATGTCAGGCTATCAGGAGGCTGCAGACTACATCGCCGCACAGATCAGCGACGGGCAGCTCAAACCCGGCGAGCAACTCGTTTCCGAACGCCAGCTGAGCGAAACGGTGAAGGTTTCGCGCCAGACCCTGCGCGCGGCGCTGCTCAAGCTGGAGGCCGACGGCCTGATCTACGGGGTCAGCCGGCGCGGCTGGTTCGTCAGCCCGCCGCGCTTCGTCTACGACCTCGAACGCCGCGCCAACTACAAGGCGATGGCCGAGGCCCAGGGCCGGCGGCCAGAAATCCGTCTGCTCGAAAGCGGCCGCGTACGCCTGCGCGAAGTGCCCACAGCGGCACGCGATAGGCTGGGGTCGTCGGTCTGCCGATTGCGCCGCGTGCGCTTTCTGGACGGACGCGCTGTGATGTCCGAAACCATCTACCTCGCCGCCGAAGTGCTGCCCGGCGTGCTCGGCCGCAACCTCGCCGATTCGGTCACCGCGCTGCTCAAGGACGGCTACGGCATCGACATCGACCGCGAGGAAACCCAGGTCCGTTCGACCCTGCTCGACGCGACCCAGGCGGCCGCCCTCGGCGTCGCTCCGGCGACCCACTGCCTGTCCATCGAACGTGCCCGCTACTCCGGCAAAGTCTTGATCGAGTTCGACGTGGAGTGCTGGTTGCCGGGCGCCATCGAAATCCGCCTTACCTCCACAGCCTGATCCCACTGCCAGCGGTGCATTTGTGTGCGCATCTGCGGTGTCGCGCACACAAAATGTGCGCTCGTCTGTCTGCTATCCGTGCTTGGTCCATGGATATTATTTAAATTAACTAGATGATATTTAATTAAAAAAATCTTCAACACCGAGGGTGGCACGTTTTTTCCTAGATAGCCTGGTATAGACCAGAAAGTCGGCCCAAAGAGCGGCGTTCTGGAAGGGGCGGCGGGTCGCGTGGCAAAGCGTGACGGCCGGCTTGTGAATCCACGATCCTCTGGGAGAACGGCATGCGCAGTCGCACGGTACTGGTGACGGGGGGCAGCCTCGGCATCGGCAAGGGCATCGCGAGCGTGTTCACGAAAAACGGTTACAACGTGGCGATCACCGCCCGCGATGCCGAGCAGGGCGCCAAGGCGGAGGGCGAGTTGCGCGCCCTGGGCGGCGGCAAGGTGCTGTTCGTGCCCGGCGACGTGACCCTGAAGTCGTCCATGCAGGAGGTCGTCGCCGCCACGGTGGAGCATTTCGGCGGTCTCGACGTGCTCTGCGCTAACGCCGGCATGTTCCCATCGGCCAAGCTCGACGCGATGAGCGAGGACGACTGGGACGCGATCTTCGACGTCAACGTCAAGGGCATGCTGTTCAGCATCCAGGCCGCACTCGAACCGTTGCGCCGCAGCCCGGCCGGCCGCATCGTCATCACCTCGTCGATCACCGGACCGATCACGGGCTATCCCGGCTGGTCGCACTACGGTGGGACCAAAGCGGCGCAGCTCGGTTTCATGCGCACCGCCGCCATCGAGCTGGCACGCGACGGCATCACGGTCAACGCGGTGCTCCCGGGCAACATCTACACCGAGGGACTGGCAGGCATGGGCGAGGAATACCTCGAAAGCATGCGTGCCTCGATTCCCATGAAGCGTCTCGGCGACGTCGAGGACATCGGTCACGCGGCGCTGTTCTTCGCCCAGGAGAACGCCGGATACGTCACCGGACAGTCGCTGGTCGTCGACGGCGGTCAGATCCTGCCGGAAACCCTGGGGGCGGTCGATGCGTAAGTTCTCCGCCAGCCATCTCGGGATGAAGGAGCCGGCCCATGCTTGAGACCGGACTCGCCGCCAGCGTGGCCCAGCTCGGTCAGGCGTCCGAGCGCAGCACGCGCAAGCAGGACACGCTCGACAAGTCGATCCGCTTCTGGAATCCCGGCAAGACGCGCTTCTGGCAGTCCGTCGGCATCGATCTCGTGATCGGCAAGCGCGAGGGCTATTGCCTCTACGACATGGACGGCAAGCGC
Proteins encoded in this window:
- a CDS encoding nitric oxide reductase activation protein NorD; this translates as MLARRHDEVPAVAAGENGDAVALVDVRRRLTLYLIALWGQGFEVEALPDDQDATRPILRERTILLPARMRPAGELPAITHYRAAAVHAAAHALYSTPFDPEALKPRQRLLVDLIEDARVEWLAAARFPRLRAYWLALHPPFTDDGMPFARLIGQLARALAAPHAAYRDDYWVDKGVSLFLERLPRLHEPAVSREIGLRLAHDLGQMRLSMDEGGAPPPLASYRDDNRHLWREVREMLSGETEEAAPQEPQATHPEAFLEESEQGRRFAFAENGETGGDTGAGYRVEVDPERARLSFNVSAEAESESEAVRYPEWFEHLGLARPDWCTLRERAAAVGDAEAAERLLAARAPLLRRLHGVVGALRARRVVRLRAQESGDDLDLDAAIRILADIRNGQVPDAFVYERRQTLHDPVFTATLLLDLSESVNAADPASGRSVLELAREAALLLGQVMSGLGHALAIAGFRSNGRHEIDYVRVKDFAEGFGEPVRGRLCALEGGGSTRMGTAIRHAAEELVREAAHRRVLMVVTDGEPSDIDVFDEAHLVHDARRAVLEARARGVQTFCVSLDPRADAYVERIFGSAHFLVLDRMEALPERLTQLFLRFARAAR
- a CDS encoding GntR family transcriptional regulator, which encodes MSGYQEAADYIAAQISDGQLKPGEQLVSERQLSETVKVSRQTLRAALLKLEADGLIYGVSRRGWFVSPPRFVYDLERRANYKAMAEAQGRRPEIRLLESGRVRLREVPTAARDRLGSSVCRLRRVRFLDGRAVMSETIYLAAEVLPGVLGRNLADSVTALLKDGYGIDIDREETQVRSTLLDATQAAALGVAPATHCLSIERARYSGKVLIEFDVECWLPGAIEIRLTSTA
- the fabG gene encoding 3-oxoacyl-ACP reductase FabG; protein product: MRSRTVLVTGGSLGIGKGIASVFTKNGYNVAITARDAEQGAKAEGELRALGGGKVLFVPGDVTLKSSMQEVVAATVEHFGGLDVLCANAGMFPSAKLDAMSEDDWDAIFDVNVKGMLFSIQAALEPLRRSPAGRIVITSSITGPITGYPGWSHYGGTKAAQLGFMRTAAIELARDGITVNAVLPGNIYTEGLAGMGEEYLESMRASIPMKRLGDVEDIGHAALFFAQENAGYVTGQSLVVDGGQILPETLGAVDA